Genomic DNA from Streptomyces sp. AM 2-1-1:
ACCGCGGAACCGCCCGTCGACCGGGCCCAGGCCGACGCCAGGTGCTCCTGCGCGAGCTTGGTCGTCGCGTACACGTTGCGCGGGTCGACGGGGGAACCCTCATCGGTGAGCCCGGCGGAGAGGAAGCCCTCGCACACCGGGCATCTCGGTTCGTACACGCCCGAGTCGAGGTCGTCGGCGGTTCGTGGGCCGGGCCGGACCACGCCGTGCCGGACGCACGTGTACCGCCCCTCGCCGTACACCACCATCGAACCGGCCAGCACGAGGCGGCCCACGCCGACCGCCGCCATCGCGGAGAGCAGGACAGCCGTGCCGAGATCGTTGTGGGAGACGTACTCCGCCGCATCGGCGACCCCGTTCCCCAACCCGACCATCGCCGCCTGGTGGCAGACGGCGTCGACCCCGTCGAGGGCCCGGACGACCGCGGCCGCGTCGCGCACGTCCGCCCCCGGATCGCTCCGCACGTCGAACACGACCGGGTCGTGGCCGAACGTGCGCAGGGCGTCGAGAACATGGGACCCGATGAACCCGGCACCGCCGGTGAGGAGAACACGCATGGGGCCACGCTAGGGCGGTGGACGCGGGGGACCCAGGGTCCGCCCGAGGACGTCACCACTCGGTAAGGAGCCGGAGCGGGAAGGAGCCGGAGCGGGCGCGCGGCGCGTCACCTGCGCGGGCACGGTCACCGCGGCCGGGACCGTCCCGGCTGTCGTCGCGCACCCACCAGGCAGTGCGGGACAGCCCTTAGGCTGATGCCGACCGCCGCCCGCCGTGACGAGGGAGCCCGATGTCCGAGCCGACCCCGGAACCGTCCGTAGCCCACTTCGGTGCATCGGGGATGCGGCGGATCGTCGTGCCCCGGCAGTACGCCACGTTGCCCGGCCTCACCCGCGAGGTACTGGCGACGGCCGGAGTGCCGCTGCACGTGCATCCGTACTTCACGGCGGCCGGTGAGACCGACGGTCTCACCCTGCGGATGTTCGCCGGCCACCGCGGCCTGGTCCTGGAGGACCCCAGGGCGGACTGGGTCCGGCTCGGCAGCGACCGGCTGGCGCAGTTGTGCGTACGGCCCGACGGCGGCGTCCAGGCGGTCTTCCTCGCCCGCCCGGAGCCGGACCTCTTCGTCGCTTCGGACGTGCGGGCGTTCACCGCCACGCTGGCGGCCTTCGACCGGCGGCTGCCGGTGATCGTCGCCTCCTCCGGGCCGGCGGCCGCCGCGGCGGCCTACCGGGAGCTGGCCGCGGAACTCCGGCGGCTCGACCCCGAGGCGTTCGACGACCGCGAGAGCTGGTGGCCCCGGGTCCTGGAGGACGTGCGCCACACCCTCAACTTCCCGTTCTCCTCGGCGTTCGAGTACGTCGACGGGCACGGCGGCAAGACGATAGCCACCGAGCGGACCGCTCCGGGCCGGGCGCATCCCGAGGAGCTTCTCTGGGCGCGCCTGTCGGCGGACGGGGTCACCCCCGACCGGGTACGCCGGGTCTACTGCGAGCTGGAGCCGTGCATGATGCCGGGCCACTACTGCTCCGCGTGGCTCCAAGCGACCTTCCCGCACGCCGAGTTCACGCACAGCTTCGACTACGGGGATGCGGCGGCCGCGCGGGAGGAAGGGCTCAGGCAACTGATCCTCCACGCCGCACGACAGGCGGGACCGGCGTGAGCGGCGAGCCGGGCGCCACCGGCGGAGCCACCCGGACCACCGGGACCGAGCAGAAGTGGGGGCGGCCGGCGGCGGGGCGGGAACCTGCCGCGGCGGCTCTGCTGGCCTGGCTCGCGGACGCGGGGGCGCCCCGGATCTGCCTCGTCACCGGTGGCGCGGGGCGCGGTAAGTCGGCGCTGCTGGCATGGCTCGTCGCCCACGGCAGGCGTCCGGGAACACCTCCGATGCGGCGTGTGCACGCCTTCGCACCCCTCACCGGCCGCACGGCGACGACGGCGGCCTGGACCCTCGCGGACCAGCTGTCGGTGACGGCACGGACGCCCGGCGCACTGGTGGACGCGGTGGCCGGCGACGGCCGCCGTACGGTCGTCGTCCTTCCCGACCTGCACGCGGCCGACGGTCCCGAGGGCGTGGCCGAACTGGTCCTGGCCCTCGCCGAGTCGGACCACGTACGGCTGATCGTCGAGGTGCGGAGCCGGACGCCCGCCGAGCGGGCCCTCACGGAGGCCCGGTGTGCGGTGATGGACCTCGACGAGGCCCGGTGGACCGACCCCGCCCGGTACGCCTCCTGGCCGGCCCGGCCCCGGCAGGGCGCGCCAAAGCCGGCTGGGCCCGATCCGGCATCCGCGCCCGTGGCCCCGGTCGACCTGGACGATCCCGCCTCGGTCTGCACGGCGGACCCGTGGCAGGTCTCCGCCCTGTACGAGCGCTCCGGCGACGCCCACGGAGGCCTGCGGGCGGCCTGGTTGCGGGCCGGCGCCTCGCTCACGCGGGAACAGGCGGCGCCGGAGCGGGCCGGTGTCCTGCTGACCGCCCTGGGGAACGACGCGGATCCCCGGCTGTCGGCGGCGCTCGCGCGCTGCGCCGAGGGTGCCCGGTGGCGTGTCCGATGGCGGTGCGTGGCGGGCGACGCCCGGCCGCCGTGGCCCGGACCGGCCCGAGCCCTCGCGGCGGGCCGGGGGGTGCTCGACGGACGACTGGTCGTGACGGACCATCAGGGCACGATCCGCGTGCTGGAGGGCGCGGACGCCTCACCGGTGGGAAGACTTGCGAAGTCCCGGCTGTCTTGTGGTGCGTTGGTGGTTCACGAGGACGGCGCCGTGACGATCCTGGACGCGCACGGGTCGCTCTTCACGCAGCGCGCGGCGCCGGGCGCCGGGACGGCGGGCCTGTCCGCCCTGCTGTACGCCGGCCCGTCGGCCCACGACCGGCTCCTGGAGGCGGCGCGGGCGTACGCGGAGGGCGTCGCCGCGACCGCACTGGCCGCCTGCGACGGCGTACTCGCGGTGGCCGACGGGGCGGGCACGGTGCATGTCCTCACCGACCGGAGCGACCGACGAGGGCTGAGCGACGGAGCCGACGGAGGAAACGGGCCGGGTGTGGTCACCGCTGCACTCCACCGGGGTCCGGTGACCGCCCTCGCGGCCACCGGCGCCCTGCCGGCCGGACTCGACGCACCGTCACTTCCGTTGGTGTACAGCGGGGGAGCCGACGGGACGGTCCGGGTGTGGGCCCCTCACGGCGAGTCGCTGGCGACGCCCGTGCTGGCGCGCCCCTGTCCGGTGACGGCGCTGGCGGTGACCACCACGGGAGCGGGGCCCCTGCTGGCCGCCGCCTGGGCGGACGGCGTGGTGGTTCACCAGGCCGTGGCCGCGGGCGCCGCGCCCCGCGTCTTCCGCCCCGGCCTGCGGGTGAACGCCCTCGCACTCACCGCGGCGGGCGACATGGTCCTCGGCACGGACGAGAGCCTGATGTGTCTCGCTCCGGCCGACGGCTCCCGGGAAGCGGCGAAGTGAGCCGGGTTCCCCGAACCACCCCTCAGCAGCCACCGCTTGAGGGGTCTGCCTCCCTGGCCCGCCCTCTCGCATCTCCATGTCGCATTCCTGTCATGGCTTCCTCCCAGCCCTTGCGCCGGCCCCGGCACCGGTAGCTACCTTCTCCTCGTACGTCGAACGGGTCGAACGGGTCGGCCCCTTCGACGGGCCGAGCGGGGAGGGAGCGGCATGGGTTACACGATCCCGGGCTGGCTCGACGAGGTCCTGGACTTCATCGGCATCAAGTTCCCGAACGTCGACGAGGACGACTACCGCGAAATGGCCACGGCCATGCGGGACTTCGCCGGCAAGTTCGAAGGACACAGCGGCGACGCCCACCAGGCGGTCTCCCGCATCCTGCTCTCCTCCCAGGGCTGGGCCGTCGACGCGATGGAGCAGCACTGGAACAAGGTCCGGGTCAGTCATCTCGACAAACTCCCGGAGCTGGCGCGGCTGCTCGCGGACGCCTGCGACATCCTCGCGGACATCATCTTCGCGCTGAAGACCAAGGCGGAGGTCGAACTGGGCGTGATGGCGGCCTCGGTGGGCGTCTCCGCCGGGCTCGCCGTGGTCACCGGCGGCCTGTCGGCCCTGATCGGCGCGGCCGAGGTCGCCGCCATGCGACAGCTGGTGAAGCGGCTCGTCGACGAGGCGGTGGACCGCATCGTCGACGAGGTGCTCGCGAAGATCACCGAGCCGATCAACGCCAAACTGGAGGCGATGGTCGCGGACATGGTCCTCGATATCGCCGAGGGAGCCTTCTCGGTGCCCCCGGCCGACGGCGGGCCGTCGGGGCCCGGCAAGCCGGGTCCCGACGGCCTGCACCTGGCGTCGGCCGGCGGCGGCACGGGGTACGCCCCGGTGACCTACATCGACCACGTCGCGCTCGTGGACGGTGCGGACAAGGTCTCCGCGCACGGCGGCGAGTTGAGGCAGAGTTCGGCCGCGCACCTGTCCAGGGCGCGGAGCGCGTTCGGCCGGAGCAAGGGCCGTGATCCGTTCACCCAGGTCTTCGACGGCGTCCTGCACGGGGCGCTCAAGGGGTCGGAGAAGGCCCTCGGGAAGATAGCCAAGCACGTCACCGAGACGGTCCCCGCCGGTGTCAAGGCCACCTCCAAGACGCTCAAGGGCACGGACCACGACGTCGAGGACATCCTGGACAAGATCAAGAACAAGAAGGGCGGCTCCGGTGACACACCGATGTACCTGCTGGACGCGGACGGCTCGGTACGGCGGCTCCTGCCGGACGGGAGCGCGCACCCGCTGAGACAGGACGACACCTCCGGCGTCCACTCCGTGCTCAACGGCGGCCAGGCCTGGCACCCCTGGCACTCCACCGACAAGAAGGGGTACGGGGTGAAGGACGGCGGGGAGAACGCTCCCCGGGTCACCTCGGAGAAGATCCCGCCGGGCTCCAGCGACCTGGCCCGTGCCACCCAGATCGCCCGCTACCACAACGCGCACGAGCGCCCCGAGATCTACAAGCGCGGCGGTGCGAACTACGCCTCGCTCCTCTTCGACGACGACGCGGACCGGCGGTTCATACTGGTCGGCACCAGCGATCCGGTGCACTCGGAGAGGATTCTCGGATACCCGATTCTCCATTCCTCGGAGCAGGCGCACGTCAACGCGCTCTACACGGAGCGCGAGCCCTGCCAGGAGACCAACATGTACTGCGACCAGTGGCTGGCGCAGCACTTCGACGAGAACATGGACGTCACCCACAGCGCGAAGTACGACCAGGACGAGAAACGCCCCGACAGCGACACCGAACTGAGCAAGTGGAAACAGGACCGGGAGCACCGGGCGTACGTCAAGTGGCTGCACGAGCAGTGGGCGGCGCACGGTGTGGACGGCGGAGCGACCGGCACTATGATCGACCTCTCCCCCTCCGAGAACAGGTTCGTTCCCTGACGCTCCGGATCGTCCCGCGAGCCCACGGGGCCACGAGCCCACGGGCCGCGCTGAGCGCGTTCCGCGCCCCTCGGTGGGACTGCCCGAGAACGACGAGAGAGTGACGAGGGTCCGATGCTGTTCGCGCTGTCCCGAGAAGAGTTGGTCGCCTCCCTGGGCGAGGAAGCTGTTTTCGTGGCGCCCTCCGGTTCCCTGGAGCCTGCGGCCGAGAACTCCCCCGCAGGCCGGCTGCTGACCTCGGTCGGCATCCCGACGGGAGTCTTCCAGCCGCAGAAGCGCATGGAGTCGGGCCGTTTTCCGCTCGTGGACGAACGGATCGAGCTCACCGGGTACGAAGCTCCGCCCGGGTGCGGAGCATGGGTGGTGTTCGGCTGGATCCCGCAGACCCACCTGGCTCTGGATCCCGGGACCGGGAAGGTCCACGGGTTCTCCGAGAACGGCGGTCCGGTACAGGAGGTGCACGCGGACATGTCCTCCCTCTCCTACCTCGCTTTCGCCCTGCACCGGCTCCTGAAGGAGTTCACCTGGAGCGACGACGAGGAGGACGAGGAGGACGACTTCGAGCGGCTCGCGCACTCCCTGGAGCAGATCCGCGCGACGGTGTCCGCCCGTGATCCGCTGCCCTTCACCGGTGGCAGTGTCTGGCCCGCCGTGCTGGACGACATGGAAGCGGGCATGTGGTCCTGACCGGACCGAGGGCGGTGCGGCGGCCACCCGTCGTGGGAAGCCGTCTTCTGCTGGGGCATGACGTGCCGCCGCGTGGGCCGTGGCGCGTTCAGGGCGTCGCGGCGGAGACCACGTAGACGACCGGCGACGCCGGGTCGGTCATGTTCACGGTGATGTTCTGGGTGGGCCGGGGGTCCTTGTTGGCGTGGGTGGTCCCGGCCCAGTCGGCGGCCGGCCAGAAGTTCCAGTCGGTGATCCTGATGTCCCGCTGGGAGATCGTGATCTTCCCGGTCCTCAGGGCCGCGCGGTTGGTTCCCACGCCGCTCAGGAAACGGTCGAGACCGGCGGAGGTGGTCCGGAACTTCAGGTACATCCGGCTCGCCTTCCAGTTGTTGGTCTCGTAGTACTGGACGCCGGTCGCGTTCCCCGGCACGGGCACCTCGAAGATCCGCCGCTGCATCCGTGACGGCCAGCTGGCGCGAAGCCCCTGGGCCGCCGCCTCGGCCTCCTTGTCCTTGCCGGACCGGCGGCTCTGGCCCGCCGAGACGAGCAGGTACCCGGCCGGGATCCCGATCAGCAGCACGATGATCGTCGCGGTGATCAGCCGTCTGCGGAAGATCCGGCGCGGGTCGCGCTCGGCTCCGTCCTCACGGGGCGCGCCAGAGGGCGCCGGCGCGGAGGGCTCGGCGACGGCGACCACGGTTCCCTCGGGACTCGGATGCTCGGCTGCGGTCATGATCTCAGGATCCCTCGGAGCTTCGGTACGCGGACGGACGGGGGCGTGGGCGCGGGGCGGGCGGCGACGCGCGGCGGAAGGGCTCCGCGCCGGCCCGGCCCGGCGGTCAGTCTTCCGTCCGGGTGCTCCGGGTGCTGCGCAGGGTGCTCGCGGCCTGGTCGTAGATCTGCGCGTACCGCTCGTACCGTTCGACCCGGCGGCGGTTGGCGCGGCGGAAGCGGCGGGCGACGAGCCGGGCCAGGTCGGCGGCGCCGACCATGCCGGCCTCCGGGCCGAGCTGGGCCCGTACGATCCGGGCCTCGGGGCGGTAGCCGCGACCGGTGAGGTGGCGCTTGAAGGCGTCCCGGGCGGGGCCGATCAGCAGGTCGTCGGCGGCGCTGACGCCGCCGCCGATGACGAAGCACGACGGGTCGAGGGCGGCGGCGAGGTTGGCGATGCCGACGCCGAGCCACTGCCCGATGTCCTGGAAGAGCTCGATGCACATCGCATCGCCTTCGCGGGCCAGCTCGGTGATGAGCGGCCCGGTGATCTCGGGGACGTTGCCCTTGACCCGCTCGATGATGTTGTACGCCACCGGGGAGTCGGCGGCGGCCAGCTCCTTGGCCTCGCGGACGAGCGCGTTGCCGGAGCTGTACTGCTCCCAGCAGCCCCGGTTGCCGCAGGGGCAGCGGTGGCCGCCGGGGACGACCTGCATGTGCCCGAATTCGCCGGCCACACCGTACCGGCCCCGTTTGACCTGCCCGTCCTCCAGGATCGCGCCGCCGATGCCGGTGCCGAGGGTGATCATCACCAGGTGGTCCTCGCCCCGGCCGGCGCCGAACCGCCACTCCGCCCAGGCGGCGGTGTTGGCGTCGTTGTCGACCATGACGGGGACGACGAGGCGGGAGGCGAGGGCGTCGCGCAGCGGCTCGTCGCGCCAGGCGAGGTGGGGGGCGAACAGCACCTTGGAGCGGTCCGCGTCGACCCAGCCCGCCGCGCCGATGCCGACCGCGTGCACGTCGTGGCGGTCGGAGAGGTCCAGGACCAGCTCGACGATGGTGTCCTCGACGACCCGGGGGCTCTTGGACTTGTCGGGCGTCTCGGTGCGCAGCGTCTCCAGGATGTTGCCGTCGGCGTCGACGACGCCGGCCATCACCTTGGTCCCGCCGATGTCGATGCCGACGGTCGGGACGCGGGGAGCGGTGAGGTGGGAGCGCCGCTCGCGCGTACCGACGGTCTTGAGGACGGTGGCGCGGGCGGAGCCGCGGTGGGTGAAGTCGCGGTACGTGCTCATCGTCCCTGCGGTGTCTGGAGCGGCCGGCGGGTCACTGCTGCCGGCGGCGGACGGCGCCCACCTCCACCGATTCTGCCACTGCCGTCCGCCCTCAGCCGCCGCGGCGATGTCCGTCGCGGCGGCTGCGGGCCTCGCGTCAGTCGGTGTCGCCGGCCACCGGGTGTCCGCCGATGGAGGTCGGCGCGGGGGCGCGTTCGAGCTCGTGGCTGAGTTCGTCGAGCTCGCTGCCGCCCGCCATCTGCCGGGTGAGCTCGTCGAGCGTGACGTCGCCCTTGGTGTGGCTGCCGGCCATCGCGCCGCGCTTGAGGAGGACGAACCGGTCGCCGACGAGGTAGGCGTGGTGCGGGTTGTGGGTGATGAGGACCACTCCCAGTCCGGCGTCGCGGGCCGCCGCGACGTACTTCAGTACGACTCCCGACTGCTTGACGCCGAGGGCGGCGGTGGGCTCGTCCAGGACGAGGACCCTGGCGCCGAAGTGGACGGCCCGCGCGATGGCCACGCACTGCCGCTCGCCGCCGGAGAGCGTGCCGATCGGCTGGTCGACGTCGCGCAGGTCGATGCCCATGCGCAGCAGCTCGGCGCGGGTCGTCTCGCGCATCAGCCTGACATCCAGGCGCTTGAACGGGCCGGATCCGGTGGTCGGCTCCGAACCGAGGAAGAAGTTGCGCCAGACCGGCATGAGCGGGACGACGGCGAGGTCCTGGTAGACCGTGGCGATGCCCCGGTCGAGGGCGTCGCGGGGGTTGGCGAGCGTGGTCTCCTCCCCCTCGATCCGGAAGGCGCCCTCGTCGTGCCGGTGCAGACCGGCGATGATCTTGATGAGGGTGGACTTGCCGGCACCGTTGTCGCCGAGCACGCAGGTGATCTCGCCCGCGTGGACCTCCAGCGAGACGTCGGTCAGCGCCTTGATGCTGCCGTAGAACTTGC
This window encodes:
- a CDS encoding NAD-dependent epimerase/dehydratase family protein, producing the protein MRVLLTGGAGFIGSHVLDALRTFGHDPVVFDVRSDPGADVRDAAAVVRALDGVDAVCHQAAMVGLGNGVADAAEYVSHNDLGTAVLLSAMAAVGVGRLVLAGSMVVYGEGRYTCVRHGVVRPGPRTADDLDSGVYEPRCPVCEGFLSAGLTDEGSPVDPRNVYATTKLAQEHLASAWARSTGGSAVSLRYHNVYGPRMPRDTPYAGVASFFRSALARGEAPRVFEDGRQRRDFVHVRDVAAANVAALDAGARDGMLTAYNTGSGTPHTVGEMARALAAACGGPDPVVTGEYRLGDVRHITADSSRLRTELGWKPEVGFEEGMGEFARAKAG
- a CDS encoding nucleic acid/nucleotide deaminase domain-containing protein, with translation MSEPTPEPSVAHFGASGMRRIVVPRQYATLPGLTREVLATAGVPLHVHPYFTAAGETDGLTLRMFAGHRGLVLEDPRADWVRLGSDRLAQLCVRPDGGVQAVFLARPEPDLFVASDVRAFTATLAAFDRRLPVIVASSGPAAAAAAYRELAAELRRLDPEAFDDRESWWPRVLEDVRHTLNFPFSSAFEYVDGHGGKTIATERTAPGRAHPEELLWARLSADGVTPDRVRRVYCELEPCMMPGHYCSAWLQATFPHAEFTHSFDYGDAAAAREEGLRQLILHAARQAGPA
- a CDS encoding nucleic acid/nucleotide deaminase domain-containing protein — encoded protein: MGYTIPGWLDEVLDFIGIKFPNVDEDDYREMATAMRDFAGKFEGHSGDAHQAVSRILLSSQGWAVDAMEQHWNKVRVSHLDKLPELARLLADACDILADIIFALKTKAEVELGVMAASVGVSAGLAVVTGGLSALIGAAEVAAMRQLVKRLVDEAVDRIVDEVLAKITEPINAKLEAMVADMVLDIAEGAFSVPPADGGPSGPGKPGPDGLHLASAGGGTGYAPVTYIDHVALVDGADKVSAHGGELRQSSAAHLSRARSAFGRSKGRDPFTQVFDGVLHGALKGSEKALGKIAKHVTETVPAGVKATSKTLKGTDHDVEDILDKIKNKKGGSGDTPMYLLDADGSVRRLLPDGSAHPLRQDDTSGVHSVLNGGQAWHPWHSTDKKGYGVKDGGENAPRVTSEKIPPGSSDLARATQIARYHNAHERPEIYKRGGANYASLLFDDDADRRFILVGTSDPVHSERILGYPILHSSEQAHVNALYTEREPCQETNMYCDQWLAQHFDENMDVTHSAKYDQDEKRPDSDTELSKWKQDREHRAYVKWLHEQWAAHGVDGGATGTMIDLSPSENRFVP
- a CDS encoding SUKH-4 family immunity protein, whose translation is MLFALSREELVASLGEEAVFVAPSGSLEPAAENSPAGRLLTSVGIPTGVFQPQKRMESGRFPLVDERIELTGYEAPPGCGAWVVFGWIPQTHLALDPGTGKVHGFSENGGPVQEVHADMSSLSYLAFALHRLLKEFTWSDDEEDEEDDFERLAHSLEQIRATVSARDPLPFTGGSVWPAVLDDMEAGMWS
- a CDS encoding ROK family glucokinase, translated to MSTYRDFTHRGSARATVLKTVGTRERRSHLTAPRVPTVGIDIGGTKVMAGVVDADGNILETLRTETPDKSKSPRVVEDTIVELVLDLSDRHDVHAVGIGAAGWVDADRSKVLFAPHLAWRDEPLRDALASRLVVPVMVDNDANTAAWAEWRFGAGRGEDHLVMITLGTGIGGAILEDGQVKRGRYGVAGEFGHMQVVPGGHRCPCGNRGCWEQYSSGNALVREAKELAAADSPVAYNIIERVKGNVPEITGPLITELAREGDAMCIELFQDIGQWLGVGIANLAAALDPSCFVIGGGVSAADDLLIGPARDAFKRHLTGRGYRPEARIVRAQLGPEAGMVGAADLARLVARRFRRANRRRVERYERYAQIYDQAASTLRSTRSTRTED
- a CDS encoding ATP-binding cassette domain-containing protein, with protein sequence MTAPDTRAAAPRPLVQLDHVSKFYGSIKALTDVSLEVHAGEITCVLGDNGAGKSTLIKIIAGLHRHDEGAFRIEGEETTLANPRDALDRGIATVYQDLAVVPLMPVWRNFFLGSEPTTGSGPFKRLDVRLMRETTRAELLRMGIDLRDVDQPIGTLSGGERQCVAIARAVHFGARVLVLDEPTAALGVKQSGVVLKYVAAARDAGLGVVLITHNPHHAYLVGDRFVLLKRGAMAGSHTKGDVTLDELTRQMAGGSELDELSHELERAPAPTSIGGHPVAGDTD